GGTGAAGTTCGCCTTCCTCCTGGCCACGGTGGCCACCGTGTTCAGCCTCATCCCCATCTTCGGCACCATCCTCAGCTCGGTGCCCATCGTGCTCATCGCGCTGGCGGACGGCTTCCAGAAGGGAGTGGCCATCCTGCTGTGGATCATCGGCATCCACGCGCTGGAGGCGTACTTCCTCAACCCGAAGATCATGGGCCAGGCCGCGCGCATCCACCCGGTCATCGTGGCCTTCAGCCTCATCGCCGGGGAGACGACGTTCGGCCTGGTCGGCGCGCTCTTCGCGGTGCCCGTGGCCTCCATCATCGTGGCCTGCTTCGACTACGCGCGCCTCAAGGCGCAGCCCCACGTGGCGGAGGCCTCGCTGGAGGTGAAGTAGGCGCGGGCGGGGGCCTCAGCCGCTGCAGGCGGCCTCGCAGCGCGACTCGCGGCAGAAGACGAAGCAGCGGCCACAGTCGAGGTGGTCGGCGGGACAGGTGCCGTCACACTTCACCCCGCTGCAGTTGGGCCCGTCCTGCACGTGCGTGGGGTTGGTGCCCAGCCCGCAGCAGGCGTTCCCCATGCAATCCGAGTCCTGGTAGCAGGTGCGGTTGGACAACGGGGCGGGAGTGCCCCCGAAGTCGTCCAGGTCGATCGGTTCGCATCCGGTGGCCAGCGAGAGCACCGCCCCCAGGACGACGAGGGCGGACGGAAAGGCGAAACGGGTGCTGCGCATGCGACGGCTCCCTTCGTGAGAACGAAGGGAGAGTATTAACGGTTCATCGAGCCGAGGAACTCGGCGTTCGCGGCCGTCGGGCGCATGTGTTTGAGCACGAACTCCATCGCGTCGATGGGCGTGAACGGGTGGAGCACCTGGCGCAGGGCGGTGATGCGCACGAGGTCCGCCTGGGTGAGCAGCAGCTCCTCCTTGCGCGTGCCGGACTTGTTGATGTCGAGCGTGGGGAAGATGCGCTTCTCCATCAGCTTGCGGTCCAGGACGATTTCGGAGTTACCCGTGCCCTTGAACTCCTCGAAGATGACCTCGTCCATGCGGCTGCCGGTGTCGATGAGCGCGGTGCCGATGATGGTGAGGCTGCCGCCCTCCTCGATGTTGCGTGCGGCGCCGAAGAAGCGCTTGGGCTTGTGCAGGGCGTTGGCGTCCACGCCGCCCGAGAGAATTTTACCCGAGGCCGGCACCACCGTGTTGTAGGCGCGCGCCAGACGGGTGATGGAGTCCAGGAGGATGCACACGTCGTACTTCTGCTCGACCAGGCGCTTGGCCTTGTCGATGACCATCTCCGCCACCTGCACGTGGCGCGTGGCGGGCTCGTCGAAGGTGGAGCTGACCACCTCGCCGCGCACGTTGCGCGCCATGTCCGTCACTTCCTCGGGGCGCTCGTCCACCAGCAGCACGATGAGGTAGACGTCCGGGTGGTTCTTGGAGATGGCGTGCGCGATGTTCTGCAAGAGCACCGTCTTGCCCGCCTTGGGCGGCGCCACGATGAGGCAGCGCTGGCCGAGCCCGATGGGGCAGAACAAGTCGATGATGCGCGTGGTCATCTCCGCCCCGTCGTGCTCCAGCTTCAGCTTGCGCGTGGGGTAGAGCGGCGTGAGGTTGTCGAAGAGGATGCGGTCGCGCGTCACCTCGGACAGCGGGTCGGCGAAGTTGACCTTGTCCACCTTCTGCAGGGCGAAGAAGCGCTCGCCCTCTCGCGGCTGGCGGATGGGGCCCGTCACCGTGTCGCCCGGCCGCAGGTTGAAGCGGCGCACCTGCGAAGGGGACACGTAGATGTCGTCGGGGCTCGCCTGGTAGTCGCTGTCCGCGCTGCGCAGGAAGCCGAAGCCGTCGCTGAGCAGCTCCAGCACGCCTTCGGCGTGCACCTCGAACTTCTTGTCCGCGATGCCCGAGAGCAGCGCGAAGATGAGATCCTGCTTCTTCAGGCCCTGGTAGCCCTCGATGCCGAAGTCATGGGCCATCTTCGCCAGGTCCGTGATCTTCATGCGCTTGAGATCATTGAGACTGAGGACCTGCATGACCGGAGCGTCCGAGGGGCCAGCTTCCGCGCCCGGAGACACCTCGACGAACTCGGGAGCCGGGGCCTGCTGGGAGGCCTCCTCCTCGTGATCGGCCGCCGCGCGCACCTCCTGGTACTCCTCGTCCCGGACGGGGTGGGAGGGGATGGGCGTGAGGACCGGGCGGGGCGTGGCGACCACCGGGGCCTCCTCGGCCGCGGGCTCCTCGTCCCGGCGGGCCGACGTCCGGCGGCGCGTGGGCTTCTCGGACTCGTCGCGCTCCACCGTCTTGGCCCGGGTCGAGCGGCGCTTGGGCTTTTCCTCCTCGATGTCGACGACCTGGGGGGCGAGGAGCTTCTCTTTGGGTGAACGGGCTTTGGCCATGGTGCGGGGGGCTGGACTTGCGGCGCGGGGGGGAGTCGCGCACGGGAATGTCGTGGAAGATGTCCGGGGGGGACGCGAGACGCCCTCAGGGCGACACCGGGATCCCTTCTTGCCGGGACCACGCGGGTGGGAGAACCTTGTG
The nucleotide sequence above comes from Cystobacter fuscus DSM 2262. Encoded proteins:
- the rho gene encoding transcription termination factor Rho is translated as MAKARSPKEKLLAPQVVDIEEEKPKRRSTRAKTVERDESEKPTRRRTSARRDEEPAAEEAPVVATPRPVLTPIPSHPVRDEEYQEVRAAADHEEEASQQAPAPEFVEVSPGAEAGPSDAPVMQVLSLNDLKRMKITDLAKMAHDFGIEGYQGLKKQDLIFALLSGIADKKFEVHAEGVLELLSDGFGFLRSADSDYQASPDDIYVSPSQVRRFNLRPGDTVTGPIRQPREGERFFALQKVDKVNFADPLSEVTRDRILFDNLTPLYPTRKLKLEHDGAEMTTRIIDLFCPIGLGQRCLIVAPPKAGKTVLLQNIAHAISKNHPDVYLIVLLVDERPEEVTDMARNVRGEVVSSTFDEPATRHVQVAEMVIDKAKRLVEQKYDVCILLDSITRLARAYNTVVPASGKILSGGVDANALHKPKRFFGAARNIEEGGSLTIIGTALIDTGSRMDEVIFEEFKGTGNSEIVLDRKLMEKRIFPTLDINKSGTRKEELLLTQADLVRITALRQVLHPFTPIDAMEFVLKHMRPTAANAEFLGSMNR